From a single Kitasatospora sp. NBC_00458 genomic region:
- a CDS encoding DUF6879 family protein, whose translation MSNVPDFTTLLKSAQKTAVHLEMRDAYAVGDEAEEIDHFARTGEIELDPEASWWPEWLGLVRETIGRGVVMRRARIVSEPVTDYIRWEHAVTPMNLGAGELVRWLPRSQASDIALPGNDFWLIDDKLVLFHFFTGYGDWAEPGFAFSEDPATVRLVSSAFEAVWERGIPHDQYSV comes from the coding sequence GTGTCGAACGTGCCCGACTTCACCACGCTGCTGAAGAGCGCCCAGAAGACTGCCGTACACCTGGAGATGCGTGACGCCTACGCTGTCGGCGACGAGGCCGAGGAAATCGACCACTTCGCCCGAACCGGCGAGATCGAGTTGGACCCCGAGGCGTCGTGGTGGCCCGAGTGGCTGGGCCTCGTCCGCGAGACGATCGGCCGTGGGGTGGTCATGCGGCGGGCCCGGATCGTCTCCGAGCCAGTGACCGACTACATCCGGTGGGAGCACGCGGTCACCCCGATGAACCTCGGTGCTGGCGAACTGGTTCGGTGGTTGCCGAGGAGTCAGGCGTCGGACATCGCGCTGCCAGGCAACGACTTCTGGCTGATCGACGACAAGTTGGTGCTGTTCCACTTCTTCACGGGGTATGGCGACTGGGCCGAACCTGGGTTCGCTTTCTCTGAGGACCCCGCGACGGTTCGTCTCGTCTCTTCCGCGTTCGAAGCCGTTTGGGAGCGCGGCATCCCGCACGACCAGTACAGCGTCTGA
- a CDS encoding polysaccharide deacetylase family protein: protein MCLAAAVAGCGRPAGGSAAPEPARAGAGAAAGGGALAGGAPAEKGAPRPPAVPLSLPGPARAEEETSSEAVARKAEAVRTALETAHRWGLERPPLPVPPRPAGRPELRAASGVKLAAGLPPVVYRVPTDERIVFLTVDDGAEKDPEFSRMAAELGIPLSTFVADYLARSDYGYFRRLAAQGDAVNNHTINHRNLKVLGYETQREEICNQQDQLEQQIGARPRLFRPPYGEYNEDTLRAAASCGIEAVPLWNEEAFPDRMEYRQLDQRLHSGDIILTHFRGTDLWPGTMTDLLRKVVEEVTAQGFALARLDDYL, encoded by the coding sequence GTGTGCCTGGCCGCCGCGGTCGCGGGCTGCGGCAGGCCGGCCGGGGGTTCGGCGGCGCCGGAGCCCGCGCGGGCCGGGGCGGGCGCGGCTGCCGGCGGCGGGGCGCTCGCGGGCGGGGCGCCCGCCGAGAAGGGTGCGCCGCGTCCGCCCGCCGTGCCGCTGTCGCTGCCCGGGCCCGCCCGCGCCGAGGAGGAGACCAGCAGCGAGGCGGTGGCGCGCAAGGCCGAGGCCGTCCGGACCGCACTGGAGACCGCCCACCGGTGGGGGCTGGAGCGCCCGCCGCTGCCGGTGCCGCCGCGGCCGGCGGGCCGGCCGGAGCTGCGGGCCGCCTCGGGGGTGAAGCTCGCCGCCGGACTGCCGCCGGTGGTCTACCGGGTGCCCACCGACGAGAGGATCGTCTTCCTCACGGTCGACGACGGCGCGGAGAAGGACCCGGAGTTCAGCCGGATGGCCGCCGAGCTCGGGATCCCGCTCTCCACCTTCGTCGCCGACTACCTCGCCCGCTCCGACTACGGCTACTTCCGCCGGCTCGCGGCCCAGGGCGACGCGGTGAACAACCACACGATCAACCACCGCAACCTCAAGGTCCTCGGCTACGAGACCCAGCGGGAGGAGATCTGCAACCAGCAGGACCAGCTGGAGCAGCAGATCGGCGCCCGCCCCAGGCTCTTCCGGCCCCCGTACGGCGAGTACAACGAGGACACCCTGCGGGCCGCCGCCTCCTGCGGCATCGAGGCGGTGCCGCTCTGGAACGAGGAGGCCTTCCCGGACCGGATGGAGTACCGCCAGCTCGACCAGCGCCTCCACTCGGGCGACATCATCCTCACCCACTTCCGGGGCACCGACCTCTGGCCGGGCACCATGACGGACCTGCTCCGCAAGGTCGTCGAGGAGGTCACCGCGCAGGGCTTCGCGCTGGCCCGGCTGGACGACTACCTGTAG
- a CDS encoding protein kinase domain-containing protein — MGEFNSDAAEALKAAEAVCGPLELKEISNRRGSAVWKATGPRGVASIKLGTGEAAEVTAREASVLDRLPGYTVTVSRFADGVWYVTPWLAGPSTWDVFRLVRRSDEGKGEALAAAVELCRAVAELHNAGWVHGDLQPQHGIHTEEGVRLLDFAWSRRVDITPCPTFDGTMIHLTAPELAARIITGPQPVITTQTADVYALAGTLWTCVTGSWPLDYEAGGLRKDATVEAKRKAIAGKAVPMSTTMPWPALQARLRYVLLADPDDRPTAPELAKLIEAVGA, encoded by the coding sequence ATGGGCGAGTTCAATTCCGATGCCGCAGAGGCGCTGAAGGCCGCAGAGGCGGTCTGCGGACCCCTGGAGCTGAAGGAGATCAGCAATCGGCGCGGCTCGGCGGTATGGAAGGCCACCGGTCCCCGAGGAGTGGCGAGCATCAAGCTCGGTACCGGCGAGGCCGCCGAGGTCACCGCCCGCGAAGCCTCCGTGCTGGACCGGCTCCCCGGCTACACCGTGACCGTCAGCCGCTTCGCCGACGGCGTCTGGTACGTCACCCCATGGCTGGCCGGGCCGTCCACCTGGGACGTGTTCCGGCTCGTACGCAGGAGTGACGAAGGCAAGGGCGAAGCCCTCGCCGCTGCGGTCGAACTGTGCCGCGCCGTGGCCGAGCTGCACAACGCCGGGTGGGTACACGGGGACCTCCAGCCCCAGCACGGCATCCACACCGAAGAGGGTGTCCGGCTCCTGGACTTCGCCTGGTCCCGCCGGGTCGACATCACTCCCTGTCCGACCTTCGACGGCACGATGATTCACCTCACCGCCCCCGAGCTGGCCGCCCGTATCATCACCGGCCCTCAGCCCGTCATCACCACACAGACGGCCGACGTCTACGCCCTCGCCGGCACCCTGTGGACCTGCGTCACCGGTAGCTGGCCGCTGGACTACGAGGCCGGCGGACTCCGCAAGGACGCCACAGTGGAGGCGAAACGCAAGGCCATCGCCGGGAAGGCCGTCCCGATGTCCACCACGATGCCCTGGCCCGCCCTCCAGGCCCGGCTTCGCTACGTCCTGCTGGCCGACCCCGACGACCGGCCGACCGCGCCCGAGCTGGCCAAGCTCATTGAAGCGGTGGGCGCGTGA
- a CDS encoding YchJ family protein, with product MSRRRPAPRAAAPAPRLLPSSPCPCGLPATYGECCGRLHRGQAAATTAEALMRSRFSAFAARDEAYLLRTWHPDTRPDTVDFDPGLRWVRLEVLSGSEGGAFHTEGTVAFRAHYTEGREEGVLTEHSRFVRYEGAWVYLDALSLD from the coding sequence ATGTCCCGACGACGCCCCGCGCCCCGCGCCGCCGCGCCCGCGCCCCGCCTGCTCCCCTCCTCCCCCTGCCCGTGCGGCCTGCCCGCGACGTACGGCGAGTGCTGCGGCCGCCTGCACCGCGGCCAGGCCGCGGCGACCACCGCCGAGGCCCTGATGCGCTCGCGGTTCAGCGCCTTCGCCGCCCGCGACGAGGCCTACCTGCTGCGCACCTGGCACCCCGACACCCGGCCGGACACGGTGGACTTCGACCCCGGGCTGCGCTGGGTCCGCCTGGAGGTGCTCTCCGGCTCCGAGGGCGGAGCGTTCCACACCGAGGGCACGGTGGCCTTCCGCGCGCACTACACCGAGGGCCGGGAGGAGGGCGTCCTCACCGAGCACAGCCGCTTCGTCCGGTACGAGGGCGCCTGGGTGTACCTCGACGCCCTCTCGCTCGACTGA
- a CDS encoding 2'-5' RNA ligase family protein, with protein MQTVELLCDAPFDRAVRAVWQQLADGGVDSLAHNTHPGHRPHLTLAACARMPDGAAERLDGLLRDALPLPVRLTGLLSFSARSRHRVLSRSVVPTVDLMLLHQRVWEVLDGAEEPDRHYVPGRWSPHLSLTRRLTPEEVTLAHTVLGRLPDLTGAFDAARSFDSGTQQTRPLGAG; from the coding sequence GTGCAGACCGTTGAGCTGCTCTGCGACGCGCCGTTCGACCGCGCCGTCCGCGCGGTCTGGCAGCAGTTGGCCGATGGCGGCGTGGACAGCCTCGCGCACAACACCCACCCGGGCCACCGCCCGCACCTGACCCTGGCCGCGTGCGCCCGGATGCCCGACGGAGCGGCCGAGCGGCTCGACGGGCTCCTGCGGGACGCCCTGCCGCTGCCGGTCCGGCTGACGGGTCTGCTCTCGTTCAGCGCCCGCAGCCGGCACCGGGTGCTCAGCCGGTCGGTGGTGCCGACCGTCGACCTGATGCTGCTGCACCAGCGGGTCTGGGAGGTGCTCGACGGCGCCGAGGAGCCGGACCGGCACTACGTTCCGGGCCGCTGGTCCCCACACCTGTCCCTCACCCGCCGCCTCACCCCCGAGGAGGTCACACTCGCGCACACCGTGCTCGGCCGGCTGCCCGACCTCACGGGGGCCTTCGACGCGGCCCGCAGCTTCGACTCCGGGACGCAGCAGACCCGTCCGCTGGGAGCGGGCTGA
- a CDS encoding P22 phage major capsid protein family protein: MTGNTFEIDDVVAVGLALMRSNSVLGECVMRDAEASFTGGRGDSVRVRTPKRRTAQNFNGTTVYTKVEEGHAQVKLTDEPTDAAAFTTKDMTLNIESFGEQVLKPQMDAVSTYVEKSAAALLNTASKAATARVIKADAKPGDAGHVVKMLTAAAADFTRREIPATDRFLAIGPDVQNVLLDVEQLQKVNEAGEPHALRNATMGDLFGFRVVVSPYLDGAVAFHKTAFALAVRAPNEVQGGARSVSAADNSYALRVTMDFDPSVKSEVSIVDTLCGVATIDATRAIAFTVTPPAKA, from the coding sequence ATGACCGGCAACACCTTCGAGATAGACGATGTCGTGGCCGTGGGCCTGGCCCTGATGCGCTCGAACTCCGTCCTGGGCGAGTGCGTGATGCGCGACGCCGAAGCGAGCTTCACCGGCGGCCGGGGCGACTCGGTGCGGGTGCGCACCCCCAAGCGCCGCACCGCCCAGAACTTCAACGGCACCACCGTCTACACCAAGGTGGAGGAGGGCCACGCGCAGGTGAAGCTGACCGACGAGCCCACCGACGCCGCCGCCTTCACCACCAAGGACATGACCCTCAACATCGAGAGCTTCGGCGAGCAGGTCCTCAAGCCCCAGATGGACGCCGTATCCACCTACGTCGAGAAGTCCGCCGCCGCCCTGCTGAACACCGCGAGCAAGGCCGCCACCGCCCGCGTCATCAAGGCGGACGCCAAGCCGGGTGACGCCGGGCACGTCGTGAAGATGCTGACCGCCGCAGCCGCCGACTTCACCCGCCGCGAGATCCCCGCCACGGACCGCTTCCTCGCCATCGGCCCCGACGTGCAGAACGTCCTCCTGGACGTCGAACAGCTCCAGAAGGTCAACGAGGCAGGGGAGCCCCACGCGCTGCGCAACGCGACCATGGGCGACCTGTTCGGCTTCCGCGTGGTCGTCTCGCCTTACCTGGACGGCGCGGTCGCCTTCCACAAGACGGCCTTCGCGCTGGCCGTCCGCGCCCCCAACGAGGTGCAGGGCGGAGCCCGCTCCGTCTCCGCCGCCGACAACTCGTACGCGCTGCGCGTGACCATGGACTTCGACCCGTCCGTGAAGTCCGAGGTGTCCATCGTGGACACCCTGTGCGGCGTGGCCACCATCGACGCCACCCGCGCCATCGCCTTCACGGTCACCCCGCCCGCCAAGGCGTGA
- a CDS encoding GNAT family N-acetyltransferase translates to MTISGTPTTEMTWAVSAADVGSAEALALLREYYVDVANRYYRLHLGREGTAEEIETGLADSPSDDLAPPGGVFLLGRYGGAADSCAGLRVLDARTVELTRVYVRPARRGTGGGARLLAAVDEAARALGAERIVLDTRLDLVEARALYLRNGYREIPAYNSGPYSQVWYGKDLTTGPADDRVPSPTADGPRADR, encoded by the coding sequence ATGACGATCAGTGGGACACCTACGACCGAGATGACCTGGGCCGTTTCGGCCGCCGACGTCGGCTCCGCGGAGGCCCTGGCGTTGCTGCGGGAGTACTACGTGGACGTCGCCAACCGGTACTACCGGCTCCACCTCGGCCGGGAGGGCACGGCGGAGGAGATCGAGACCGGGCTCGCGGACTCGCCCAGCGACGACCTCGCCCCGCCCGGCGGGGTGTTCCTGCTGGGGCGCTACGGCGGGGCGGCCGACTCCTGCGCCGGCCTGCGCGTGCTCGACGCCCGCACGGTGGAGCTGACCAGGGTGTACGTCCGCCCCGCGCGGCGCGGCACCGGCGGGGGCGCCCGGCTGCTGGCCGCCGTCGACGAGGCGGCGCGGGCACTGGGCGCCGAGCGGATCGTGCTCGACACCCGGCTCGACCTGGTCGAGGCCCGCGCGCTGTACCTGCGGAACGGGTACCGCGAGATCCCCGCGTACAACAGCGGTCCCTACTCGCAGGTCTGGTACGGCAAGGACCTCACCACCGGCCCCGCCGACGACCGGGTGCCGTCCCCGACCGCGGACGGCCCGCGTGCAGACCGTTGA
- a CDS encoding carbohydrate kinase family protein: MTSPQFVVIGECVADVVRTDGAPDTVHPGGSPANVAYGLARLGTPTALLTQLGDDPYGRLIRAHLESAGVTVLTGPAGGVRTPSAVVGIDGEGRARYTFDIDWTLPAGELPHPPGHLHIGSIAAVTEPGAAAVLALVERWRGRAGVSYDPNVRPALLGDRADAVRRVERCVALSDLVKASDEDLGWLYPGRDPEEAARHWLGLGPATVAVTRGPDGAFALTADGRRVEVPARAVEVADTVGAGDSFMAALLHARHGGAGLDEALTRAAAAAALTVARPGANPPDAAELAEALAATAP; encoded by the coding sequence GTGACCAGCCCCCAGTTCGTGGTGATCGGCGAGTGCGTCGCCGACGTCGTCCGCACCGACGGCGCGCCCGACACCGTCCACCCCGGCGGCAGCCCGGCCAACGTCGCGTACGGACTGGCCCGGCTCGGAACGCCGACCGCCCTGCTGACCCAGCTCGGCGACGACCCGTACGGGCGGCTGATCCGCGCCCACCTGGAGTCGGCCGGCGTCACCGTCCTCACCGGTCCGGCCGGGGGCGTGCGCACCCCCTCGGCGGTGGTCGGGATCGACGGGGAGGGGCGGGCCCGCTACACCTTCGACATCGACTGGACCCTCCCGGCCGGCGAGCTCCCGCACCCGCCCGGCCACCTGCACATCGGCTCCATCGCGGCGGTGACCGAGCCCGGCGCGGCCGCCGTACTCGCGCTGGTCGAGCGGTGGCGCGGCCGGGCGGGCGTCAGCTACGACCCGAACGTCCGCCCCGCGCTGCTCGGCGACCGGGCCGACGCCGTCCGCCGGGTCGAGCGGTGCGTGGCGCTCAGCGATCTCGTCAAGGCCAGCGACGAGGACCTCGGCTGGCTCTACCCGGGCCGGGACCCCGAGGAGGCGGCCCGCCACTGGCTCGGCCTCGGCCCGGCCACCGTCGCGGTCACCCGCGGACCCGACGGCGCCTTCGCGCTCACCGCGGACGGCCGCCGCGTCGAGGTGCCGGCCCGAGCCGTCGAGGTCGCCGACACCGTAGGGGCGGGCGACTCCTTCATGGCCGCGCTGCTCCACGCCCGCCACGGCGGCGCCGGCCTCGACGAGGCGCTGACCCGGGCGGCCGCGGCGGCGGCCCTGACGGTCGCCCGCCCCGGCGCCAACCCGCCCGACGCCGCCGAGCTGGCGGAGGCCCTGGCCGCGACCGCCCCCTGA
- a CDS encoding recombinase family protein, with protein sequence MARKSAGPVRYVDLLIRKSQVVRGTAARDILSLKAQEVRGRAWAKADGYEIRRIFRENLSAYKKGVARPEFEAAVHALLEGDSDCLWVYDSSRYSRQGAGDVLKVLDVPGKRLVFDLDRLDTDVPADRVRIVGKAEDAREYSRVLSEKVRDTKAAQREEGKWLAGAPYGCRVTKKRKLKPGKFWEVIVRIHAEAAEGSSNRRIALGLTADGYRSSKGGPFRSNTVGKILRNPVYLGWQVFTVKGHHHLYLNGKGKPVRVFAKDAQTIPQETWDKHRRIAAGFERRKNLPTVEEQAKPVERSPASGLMWCDGGGRDPRKGHTATIHGQSFRCGPLSLGIKTCPDPVSGMRTTVERVLGEEWHRKLTTADPLDPVMLAVAEGWVALSQPEESQKESEARGRIKLAEEAVAKLDRLNAGGAYTGRDGEETFIKLRRAAVEDLESARSDWEAVAVPMADISALRDPERCRELWESADSHYRGQLLRLAIERVYLKKAPYSGARLKADRLHIVWKTPRGWKQPMPAAGEGGR encoded by the coding sequence ATGGCGCGCAAGTCTGCCGGACCGGTGCGATACGTCGACCTGCTTATTAGGAAGTCGCAGGTCGTGAGGGGTACGGCTGCCCGGGACATTCTGTCGTTGAAGGCGCAGGAGGTGCGGGGGCGGGCGTGGGCGAAGGCGGACGGGTACGAGATCCGGAGGATCTTCCGGGAGAACCTTTCGGCCTACAAGAAGGGCGTGGCGCGTCCGGAGTTCGAGGCGGCGGTGCACGCGCTGCTCGAAGGCGATTCGGACTGCCTGTGGGTGTACGACTCGTCCCGGTACTCGCGGCAGGGTGCGGGCGACGTGCTGAAGGTCCTGGACGTGCCGGGCAAGCGGCTGGTGTTCGACCTGGACCGGCTGGACACGGACGTTCCCGCAGACCGCGTCCGCATCGTCGGCAAGGCGGAGGACGCCCGCGAGTACAGCCGTGTCCTGTCGGAGAAGGTCCGGGACACCAAGGCTGCGCAGCGCGAAGAGGGCAAGTGGCTGGCGGGTGCGCCGTACGGGTGCAGGGTCACGAAGAAGCGCAAGCTCAAGCCCGGCAAGTTCTGGGAGGTGATCGTCCGCATCCACGCCGAGGCCGCCGAAGGCTCTTCGAACCGGAGAATCGCGCTGGGGCTGACCGCCGACGGGTACCGGTCCTCGAAGGGCGGGCCGTTCCGGTCGAACACGGTCGGCAAGATCCTGCGCAACCCGGTGTACCTCGGATGGCAGGTCTTCACCGTGAAGGGGCACCACCACCTCTACCTGAACGGCAAGGGGAAGCCGGTGAGGGTGTTCGCCAAGGACGCGCAGACCATCCCGCAGGAGACGTGGGACAAGCACCGTCGGATCGCGGCCGGATTCGAGCGGCGCAAGAACCTGCCGACCGTGGAGGAACAGGCCAAGCCGGTGGAGCGCTCGCCCGCCTCGGGCCTGATGTGGTGCGACGGCGGGGGCCGCGACCCGAGGAAGGGCCACACGGCGACGATCCACGGCCAGTCGTTCCGGTGCGGTCCGCTCAGTCTCGGCATCAAGACCTGCCCCGACCCTGTGTCGGGGATGCGGACCACGGTGGAACGCGTCCTCGGGGAGGAGTGGCACAGGAAGCTGACCACCGCCGACCCGCTGGACCCCGTGATGCTGGCCGTCGCGGAGGGCTGGGTGGCCCTCTCGCAGCCGGAGGAGAGCCAGAAGGAGTCCGAGGCCCGGGGCCGGATCAAGCTGGCGGAGGAGGCCGTGGCCAAGCTCGACCGCCTGAACGCGGGCGGGGCCTACACCGGCCGCGACGGCGAGGAGACGTTCATCAAGCTGCGCCGGGCCGCCGTGGAGGACCTGGAGAGCGCCCGCAGTGACTGGGAGGCGGTGGCCGTGCCGATGGCGGACATCTCGGCGCTGAGAGACCCGGAGCGCTGCCGGGAGCTGTGGGAGTCCGCCGACAGCCACTACCGGGGTCAGCTCCTGCGGCTGGCAATCGAGCGGGTGTACCTGAAGAAGGCCCCCTACTCGGGTGCGCGGTTGAAGGCGGACCGGCTGCACATCGTGTGGAAGACGCCGCGCGGGTGGAAGCAGCCGATGCCGGCGGCCGGAGAGGGAGGCCGTTAA
- a CDS encoding helix-turn-helix transcriptional regulator, translated as MIHPFSLSARRKALDLSVAEVADRVGVHLATVYAWESEDKTPTTAHYLRWCAALSLTYRDVVNHEAWEANPNAEFMYLSALLTLQRTTGAHFMSGDARLFRAPDGYRPPTAADLFDGLPVPSAG; from the coding sequence ATGATCCACCCGTTCTCCCTCTCCGCCCGCCGCAAGGCACTGGACCTGTCCGTTGCCGAGGTCGCCGACCGCGTCGGTGTCCACCTGGCCACCGTCTACGCCTGGGAGTCCGAGGACAAGACCCCGACCACCGCGCACTACCTGCGGTGGTGCGCGGCCCTCTCGCTGACCTACCGCGACGTGGTCAACCACGAAGCGTGGGAGGCCAACCCGAACGCCGAGTTCATGTACCTGTCCGCACTGCTCACCCTGCAACGGACGACGGGCGCCCACTTCATGAGCGGTGACGCGCGGCTGTTCCGCGCCCCTGACGGCTACCGGCCGCCGACCGCCGCCGACCTGTTCGACGGGCTTCCCGTACCTTCGGCCGGCTGA
- a CDS encoding helix-turn-helix domain-containing protein, with protein MPTSPSSSAQAARLALANRLVDLRKDAGLTGKQLAFRCGWNPSKVSRIQSARTPPADSDIRAWCAACAVPDQADDLIATSRAVESMYLEWRRLHRTGMRQVQEDFYALHERAELCRTYVSNVVPGFLQTPEYATALMRSITEFQGTPDDVAAAVAARVARGRLLHEGRHRFAVLMEEWVLRSQIGDAETMAGQLGHLLAVMPLASLSLGVIPFTAQRGMWPLEAFYLYDDRHAIVETLTAEVNVTQPREIADYVRAFGELQRLAVYGAQARALITSAIAALG; from the coding sequence ATGCCAACGTCACCGTCATCAAGCGCGCAAGCCGCGCGTCTTGCCCTTGCCAACCGCCTTGTCGACCTCCGCAAGGATGCCGGACTGACGGGTAAGCAGCTGGCGTTCCGGTGCGGGTGGAACCCTTCGAAAGTGTCCCGAATCCAGAGCGCGCGAACCCCGCCGGCCGACTCTGACATTCGGGCGTGGTGCGCGGCCTGCGCGGTTCCCGACCAAGCGGACGACCTGATCGCCACATCGAGAGCGGTCGAATCGATGTATCTGGAGTGGCGGCGGCTCCACCGCACCGGTATGCGCCAGGTGCAGGAGGATTTCTACGCGCTCCACGAGCGTGCGGAGTTGTGCCGGACGTACGTCTCCAACGTCGTTCCTGGTTTCCTCCAGACGCCCGAGTACGCGACTGCCTTGATGCGCTCCATCACGGAGTTCCAAGGAACCCCTGATGACGTTGCCGCCGCTGTTGCCGCGAGGGTGGCGCGGGGGCGGCTTCTACACGAGGGCAGGCACAGGTTTGCGGTGCTGATGGAGGAATGGGTGCTCCGCTCCCAGATCGGTGACGCGGAGACCATGGCCGGGCAGCTCGGCCACCTGCTTGCCGTGATGCCGCTGGCCTCGTTGTCGCTAGGGGTGATCCCGTTCACTGCGCAGCGCGGTATGTGGCCCTTGGAAGCGTTCTACCTGTACGACGATCGGCATGCCATCGTGGAGACGCTGACGGCTGAGGTCAACGTCACTCAACCCCGCGAGATTGCCGACTACGTACGGGCGTTCGGTGAGTTGCAACGCCTCGCCGTCTACGGTGCCCAAGCGCGTGCGCTCATCACGTCCGCGATAGCCGCGCTCGGGTGA
- a CDS encoding DUF6879 family protein — protein sequence MANPIATAMAEANFSAVHLEMRDIYAPNDPQFERYREGLRYSPDDRPEWFQNWTEFAGEVIDRGVAMRRARIVSEPVTEYIRYEHHVTFLNVAIGEQVRRLPRRLAADIALPGTDLWILVPPRSDRRPTA from the coding sequence GTGGCCAACCCGATCGCCACAGCCATGGCAGAGGCCAACTTCTCTGCCGTGCACCTGGAGATGCGCGACATCTACGCGCCGAACGACCCGCAGTTCGAGCGCTATCGGGAGGGTCTTCGCTACAGCCCGGACGACCGTCCGGAATGGTTCCAGAACTGGACCGAATTCGCCGGAGAGGTGATCGACCGTGGCGTCGCCATGCGTCGAGCTCGGATCGTCTCCGAACCGGTCACGGAGTACATCCGCTACGAACACCATGTGACATTCCTGAACGTGGCTATCGGCGAGCAGGTGCGCCGGCTTCCGCGCCGCTTGGCGGCAGACATCGCTCTGCCCGGAACCGACCTGTGGATTCTCGTTCCTCCCCGTTCGGACCGGCGTCCGACCGCTTGA
- a CDS encoding HNH endonuclease, producing the protein METTTARCRVCGVRPRARDGPQPLCADERCRRAFALARESQRAALRELADPALCGECGEPSGRRPARAGQATYCERCAADRRARRREDARRAELLERTAHGPRACHNPRCTGTVDALADPRRRYCSDRCSRAAEHARRKARQAGRDPGEKARPCRRCRFRKEVMQFPDGVCQVCQDEQRRRLRDRRESIRRKVSERHGDRCAYCPPALATPGEVLDHVRPVARGGLTEIANLRWACRDCNTDKADMLTTEWISPRERLTPPQIRGDAVTCANPPTP; encoded by the coding sequence ATGGAGACCACCACGGCCCGGTGCCGGGTGTGCGGGGTGCGGCCCCGGGCCCGGGACGGCCCGCAGCCGCTCTGTGCGGACGAGCGCTGCCGCAGGGCCTTCGCTCTGGCGCGGGAGTCCCAGCGCGCGGCCCTGAGGGAGCTTGCGGACCCCGCGCTGTGCGGTGAGTGCGGCGAGCCGTCGGGCAGGCGGCCCGCCCGCGCCGGGCAGGCCACCTACTGCGAACGGTGCGCGGCCGACCGCCGGGCCCGCCGCCGTGAGGACGCCCGCCGCGCCGAGCTGCTGGAGCGCACCGCGCACGGGCCACGGGCGTGCCACAACCCCCGCTGTACGGGCACCGTGGACGCGCTGGCCGACCCCCGTAGGCGCTACTGCTCCGACCGGTGCTCGCGCGCCGCCGAGCACGCCCGCCGCAAGGCCCGCCAGGCCGGGAGAGACCCCGGGGAGAAGGCCCGCCCGTGTCGACGCTGCCGCTTCCGCAAGGAGGTGATGCAGTTCCCGGACGGCGTCTGCCAAGTCTGCCAGGACGAGCAGCGCCGCCGCCTGCGGGACCGCCGGGAGTCGATCCGCCGGAAGGTGTCCGAGCGCCACGGCGACCGGTGCGCGTACTGCCCGCCAGCACTGGCCACGCCGGGCGAAGTCCTGGACCACGTAAGGCCGGTGGCGCGCGGCGGGCTCACGGAGATCGCCAATCTCCGCTGGGCCTGCCGGGACTGCAACACCGACAAGGCCGACATGCTCACGACCGAGTGGATCTCACCCCGCGAACGCCTGACCCCACCTCAGATTCGGGGGGATGCCGTGACGTGCGCAAACCCCCCGACCCCCTGA
- a CDS encoding GNAT family N-acetyltransferase, which yields MIELRKLAPDDAEARYYTRDAAASARQDPRTPYMLGLVGDGDLLGVVKLHRDRPIATISYILRADAWGRGHATEGVRRILALGIGHLGLPKIHARHHPDNPASGRVLLKAGFVLTGVSEFMTYAFRPPGIAGRAPPHLTNNRSTPWNRPSDHRQACAGGPP from the coding sequence GTGATCGAGCTGAGGAAGCTGGCTCCCGACGATGCCGAAGCCCGCTACTACACTCGCGACGCCGCAGCCTCCGCACGGCAGGACCCCCGGACGCCGTACATGCTCGGCCTCGTCGGGGACGGTGACCTCCTCGGTGTAGTCAAGCTCCACCGTGACCGCCCCATCGCCACCATCAGCTACATCCTGCGCGCGGACGCCTGGGGCCGGGGCCACGCCACCGAAGGTGTCCGTAGGATACTCGCCTTGGGCATCGGCCACCTCGGACTGCCGAAGATCCACGCCAGGCACCACCCCGACAACCCCGCCTCCGGCCGCGTCCTCCTCAAGGCCGGGTTCGTCCTCACCGGCGTCAGCGAGTTCATGACCTACGCCTTCCGACCACCCGGGATCGCCGGCCGCGCTCCTCCTCACCTGACGAACAACCGGAGCACCCCGTGGAACCGCCCTTCCGATCACCGCCAGGCCTGCGCGGGAGGACCCCCGTAA